The genomic interval CAGGTGCTGTTCTACCCGGTGACCGACGCGAACTTCGACACCGACTCGTACGAGCAGTTCCAGACCGGCTACTTCCTGGCCCGCGAGGGCATGAAGTGGTTCTGGGACCAGTACACGACCGACGAGGCCCAGCGCGCGCAGATCACCGCCTCGCCGCTGCGGGCGACCCTCGACGACCTGGCCGGCCTGCCCCAGGCCCTGGTCATCACCGGTGAGGCCGACGTGCTGCGCGACGAGGGCGAGGCCTACGCCGCGAAGCTGCGCCAGGCCGGTGTGCCGGTCACGGCCGTGCGCTATCAGGGCATCATCCACGACTTCGTGATGGTGAACTCGATGCGCGACACCCAGGCCGCCCGGGGCGCGACCCGCCAGGCCGGCGAGTTCCTGTTCGACACCCTGCACGCGTGACGAACGCCTAGGCCGGCCCGGGCCGGGGACTCAGGTCCTCGGCCCGGGCTACGGCCTGACCTCGGTGAGAAGACGGCCTCGCAGCTGCTTCACCGTCTCGGTGTCAACGCCGACGCGATCAGTGAGATACCCCTGTACCGAGCCATGTTCAGCCTCCAGGTCGGCCAGCACCAGCTCCATGACCACCGCGGGGGCCCGGCCGTACGAGGGCCACAGCATCGGCCGGTCCGGGTTCGCGGTGTGCCAGTCGGCCAGCAACCGGGCCGTGGCCAGCTCGGTGAGGGCGAAGTCGGCCAGCACGTCGTCGCGGGAGACCCCGAGCAGGGTGAGCACCAGGGCCGCGATCAGGCCGGTGCGGTCTTTTCCCGACGTGCAGTGGAACACCACCGGGGCCGGTGCCTGCGCCAAATGACCGATCACCTGCCGGATCTCGTCGGCCCCGTCGTCGGCCACCTCGGCGAAGCGGTCGGCCAGGTAACGCCACGGATCGAGGTCCGGGTCGATCGTGGCCTGGTCGTACGGGCGGTGCTCGATGCTCAGGTTCACGTACTCGAAGCGTTCCGCCTCGGGCACCCGGCCCCGGGCCTCGATCTCCCAGGGATAGCGCAGGTCGATCACGGTGCGGATGCCCAGTCCCAGGAACGTGTCCCAGTCGGCGCCCTGCAGCTTGCCCAGCGAGTCCGCCCGATAGACCGTTCGCGGCACCACGTACGCGCCCTCCCCGGTGCGATAGCCGCCCAGGTCGCGGAAATTGTGCAGCCGCTCGAACCCGATGTGCCGGTTCACGATCTCGTCCTCCCCCTCGAATCATGGACGTCCACCCGCTTTTGCGCGAGATCCCTCACCAGCCGTCGGGCTGGCTCGGGAGCGGCGATCTCGATGTGCTCCCCGAGCTGGAGCAACTGCCGCACACCCGCGGTCTCCTCGTACGCGACCGCCAGGGACAAGTGTCCATGATCCAGATCCCTGACCTCCCGCCGACGGGTGCCGAAAATACGGCGCGCGAGGTCGAGGCGGTCGGGCACCAGGTGGGCTGTGACGATCACGTCGTCACGATGCTCCCGGCGCTCCCCCGTGCTCCCCCGTGCTCCCCGGTGCTCCCGGTGCTCCCGGTGCTCCCGACCGGGCGGCTTCACGGCGACACGGTCTCGGCGGCCCGCCGGCCGCGGGCGAAGCCCCAGCCCACGAGCACCGCGGCCAGGGCGGTCAGAGTGAGCGCGGCGATCGTGACCGCGTGCTGGAACTGGCCACTCTGGTGGGCACTCCAGTCCGGATCGGCGATGGCACCGGTGAACAGCGCGGCCAGGAAGGTGCCGGAGATGGCGACACCGACGCCGGAGGTGACCTGGGTGGCCGTGTCGACGAGGGCCGCGCCGATCGTGGTGCGGTTCTGCGGCAGACCGCGCATCACGTTGACCGCGGCGACGACCCCGACCACGCGCAGGCCGGCGGCCACGAGCACGAGGGCGAGCGCGATCCAGACGTACGCCAGGGAACCCAGCACGGCGTAGACGGCGAGCCCGGACACGACGGCCGCGGAACTGATCCAGGCCGCGCGCTCGAGACCGGCCCACTCGACGAACGGCCGCACCAGCGCACCGCCAGCGATGAGCACGACCACCTGGGGCAGCAGGCCGACGGCGGCGTGGGCGGGCGACCAGCCCCACTGCAGCTGGAGTTGCAGGGTCACCAGGTAGCTCAGGCCGGCGGTGGCCAGCCCGGCGGCCGCCTTGAACGCCAGGCCGCTGGAGACCAGGGGCAGGGCCACCAGTCGCAGGTCGAGCAGCGGGAAACGGGCCGAGCGTTCACGGACCACGAATCCGGCGGCGCCGGCGAGGGCCGCGACGGCGCTCGCCCACGGCCACCCGGACCCGGCGCCCTTCTCGACGAACAGGGTGGGAGCGACCAGGGCGAACACGATGGCCGCGGTGGCCAGCCCTGCCCCGGCCACATCGACGGGGTCACGGTGCAGTTCGGCTTCGGTGTCGGCGGCGATGCCGGCGCGCACCCCGATGAGGGCGAGCACGGCGATGGGCACGTTGACCAGCAGCAGTGCCTGCCACGGGGCGACCGTGAGCACGAAGCCGCCGAGTGTCGGCCCGATCGCGAGCCCGACCAGACCGACGGTGGAGATGAGGGTGGTGGCTCGCACGCGCAGGTCGTCGCCCGTGTACAGACGAAAGGCCAGGGCCATCGAGCCGGGCGTGGTCATCGCCGCGGCGACGCCCATGACGGCCCGGACGGCGATGAGCTGCTCGGTGGTGGTGACGAAGGCTGTCGCCAGGCTCGCAAGCCCGAGCAGGGCCAGGCCGATGAGCATGATGCGACGGCGGCCGAACCGGTCGGCCAGGGCACCGAAGGCGAGCATCAGGCCGCCCAGGACGACCGCGTACGAGTTGGTCACCCACTGCAGGGAGCTGGTGGAGGCGTTCAGGTCGCGGCCGATGGTGGGGAGGGCGACGTTGAGGATCGAGTTGTCGAGCATTTCGAACAGGAACACGGCGGACAGGCCCGCCAGCGCCATCCAGGCGCCGCGCAGGGACTGGGGGGCGGCGCCTAGAGTGGGGACTTCGGAGGTCATGTCACTAAGCTAAGTGACTAAGCTTAGTTACACAAGACGGCGGGAGACGGATGCCCAGAACCAGTACGCGAGGTGGCCCCCAGACGCGGGCGAGGATCGCGCAGATCGCGGACAAGCTGTTCTACGAGCACGGGTTCGAGAACGTGACGGTGGCCCAGGTCGCGAAGGAGGCCGGGGTCTCCAGCGTGACGGTGTTCAAGCACTTCCCCCGCAAGGAAGACCTGTTCCTGGACCGCTCGGAAGACGCCGTCGAGCTCCTGCGGTCGGCCGTGCGCGACCGGGCCGCGGACACCGACGTGCTGGAGTCGCTGCGGATGATGGCACTCGGGCTCACCGCCACGAGTCACCCGCTCTCGGGCCTCGACCCCGCCTCCGACCCTTTCTTCGCCACGCTGGCCGCATCACCCGCGCTGATCGCCCGGGCCCGCGACATCGCCTCCGACCTCCAGCAGACCCTCATCGACGAGCTCCAGCAGGACGACGCCTTCGACGGCGACGCCTCACTCCTGGCCGCGTTCTTCATCGCCGGATACAGCACCGTGCTGGTGGAGACGGCGCGCCGCCGCATCGCCGGCGAGTCACCCGAAGATGCGACGGACGAGCACCGCACCCGCCTCGAGCAGATGTTCACCGCCCTGCGCGAGGGGGTCCTCACGCGTTCGTGAGCCTCGCTCGCCCTGTCGGGCCGCACCGTTCAGGCGGAGGGAGTCCGGAACGGCGCAGCCCAGCAGGTCCGCACACCCGACCGAGAGATCTGGGCCCTCCTAGTTTCTCGCTCCGCCACCCGGCGCCCCCATCGACAGCCTTCGATGTTCGCTTTGCGAATCGCCCCGTCGCAGGCTGTCTGTAGTTGTACCTTGACTCTGGGTCAGATGATCAGGTGGAAGTGGTGGGGTGTCCATGACAAATTCCGCAGATTTTGCCGGCGGGCCGGTGCGCTCATCGTCCGTGGCGACCGACCGCCCCGAGGTGGCCAGTCAGTTCATCGGGCGCATCTTCGCCCGCACCCGGCTGGATCTCGGTGTCACCGCCCCCCATTTCCAGTTCCGCGCCGTGCGGGCCGAGGTCGGGGAGCTGGCCTGCGGGGTGCAGCAGTGGGGCTTCGCCGGACGTTGCGTGTCCGAGCCGGCCAGCACGTTCGCCACGGTGCTGGTCACCGACGGATCGATGTGCCAGGAACGTCCGGGCCGCCTGGACACGCCGATCGGCCCGGGAGGAGTCTGGCGCGGCGACACGGCGCAGGCCACCCGGGCGACCTGGACGCCGAGCTCGACGTTCGCCACGCTCCACCTGCCCCTGACCAGCATCGCCGAGACCGCCGGCGAGATGATCGAGGCCCCGGGCACCGTGCAGTTCCTCGACAACACCTCGATCGACGAGGCGTCCGGGCGCTACTGGTCCGACCTGATGCGAATGACCTACCGCCAGGCCATCGCGCCCCGATCGTGCCTGGCCAATCCCCTGATCCGGGCCCACCTGGTGCGCACGATCACCACCGCCGCCCTCAGGGTGTTCCCCAACAGCACCATGACCAGTCACTACGTCCGCGCC from Kineosporia sp. NBRC 101731 carries:
- a CDS encoding tyrosine-protein phosphatase translates to MNRHIGFERLHNFRDLGGYRTGEGAYVVPRTVYRADSLGKLQGADWDTFLGLGIRTVIDLRYPWEIEARGRVPEAERFEYVNLSIEHRPYDQATIDPDLDPWRYLADRFAEVADDGADEIRQVIGHLAQAPAPVVFHCTSGKDRTGLIAALVLTLLGVSRDDVLADFALTELATARLLADWHTANPDRPMLWPSYGRAPAVVMELVLADLEAEHGSVQGYLTDRVGVDTETVKQLRGRLLTEVRP
- a CDS encoding MFS transporter; this encodes MTSEVPTLGAAPQSLRGAWMALAGLSAVFLFEMLDNSILNVALPTIGRDLNASTSSLQWVTNSYAVVLGGLMLAFGALADRFGRRRIMLIGLALLGLASLATAFVTTTEQLIAVRAVMGVAAAMTTPGSMALAFRLYTGDDLRVRATTLISTVGLVGLAIGPTLGGFVLTVAPWQALLLVNVPIAVLALIGVRAGIAADTEAELHRDPVDVAGAGLATAAIVFALVAPTLFVEKGAGSGWPWASAVAALAGAAGFVVRERSARFPLLDLRLVALPLVSSGLAFKAAAGLATAGLSYLVTLQLQLQWGWSPAHAAVGLLPQVVVLIAGGALVRPFVEWAGLERAAWISSAAVVSGLAVYAVLGSLAYVWIALALVLVAAGLRVVGVVAAVNVMRGLPQNRTTIGAALVDTATQVTSGVGVAISGTFLAALFTGAIADPDWSAHQSGQFQHAVTIAALTLTALAAVLVGWGFARGRRAAETVSP
- a CDS encoding TetR/AcrR family transcriptional regulator: MPRTSTRGGPQTRARIAQIADKLFYEHGFENVTVAQVAKEAGVSSVTVFKHFPRKEDLFLDRSEDAVELLRSAVRDRAADTDVLESLRMMALGLTATSHPLSGLDPASDPFFATLAASPALIARARDIASDLQQTLIDELQQDDAFDGDASLLAAFFIAGYSTVLVETARRRIAGESPEDATDEHRTRLEQMFTALREGVLTRS
- a CDS encoding AraC family transcriptional regulator — translated: MTNSADFAGGPVRSSSVATDRPEVASQFIGRIFARTRLDLGVTAPHFQFRAVRAEVGELACGVQQWGFAGRCVSEPASTFATVLVTDGSMCQERPGRLDTPIGPGGVWRGDTAQATRATWTPSSTFATLHLPLTSIAETAGEMIEAPGTVQFLDNTSIDEASGRYWSDLMRMTYRQAIAPRSCLANPLIRAHLVRTITTAALRVFPNSTMTSHYVRAGDQVGPSTLRRAVTFMHAHSDQPLTITQIAEAAGVSARALQRAFTRHHGCSPMRYLRDIRLEQAHRDLQAADPSYGDTVTDIARRWGFAHPGRFASAYRRAYDVHPSTTLLH